The Athene noctua chromosome 31, bAthNoc1.hap1.1, whole genome shotgun sequence sequence GTTATCCTACTGCCCTCCTTATTTTattgttaattattattattattattattattattattaaatatttaccCGCTCCCGGGGACCCCCCGACGCTCAGGGacctccccccccgccgcgggtTGCCGTTAATTTATTGACTCGGGCCCCAGCTCggcccctttttttttaaataaaaaaaataaaaaaaattaaaaaaaaaaaaaaattattccaaaaaaaaattattcacttgtttttgggaaaaaaaaaaacgattaaaaaaaaaaaaaatgaagctggaaGGTGACGCAGCGTCTGTacggggaaaagggggggggtggagggaagggagggggacaaagtgggggggggcaggagattggggacaagggggggggTGGAActcgctgccccccccctcccaaccccactgcaccccaagtcaattggggggggggcacacacacacacacccccccccccgggcgctGTTGGGGGCAGAGATAATTAAAAACCAGTGGAATTAACCCAAATCGTGTGATTTCttgagggggggggtgtcaggtggggccaggacccccccccccatcacagCAGGCTTTATTGAGACCCCatcatctcccccccccccccctcacatCTCGGGGGAGGGGTCCCGATGCTGtggacactccccccccccttttctaacTACTACACCCCCCCCTTGAGGGTggggcccccccccggcaccgctCCGGGGTcagcgggggggctgggggggggagtgtcaaGGTGGGGGGGTCTGGGTGGGGGGTCCTGGGAGGACCTGGGGGGGGTCTCCTCCTCAGGGGGAGCCTGGGGGGTTGTTTTCTCCtcagggggggcctggggggtcccggggggggcgttgagggcggggggggtctgggggggggtgtcccagggaAGGTGACCCCCAGCCCGGCCACGCGCTCCCGGTAGACCCGGTCGAAGCGGTCGCTCTGCTCCGGCGTCAGGTGATTCTTCCAGTCCCCCGAGAtccctggggggggacacagaggggacagtgacccccccagaccccccctggGGCCCCCCAACCCCTCCCGGGCCCCCCACTCACACagttgtgtgtccccccccccccgccccgttcccagtgctcccagttccccagtgtcccccccatccccacccccctGTCCCGAGGTCCCCGCTGCCATCGCCActgtccccccccgtccccccccttgTGCAGGAAGGGGCTGATGTCCCCATCCCCCTGTCCCCaggtccccatccctgtccccgtgtccccattctttgtccccgtgtccccatccctgtccccatccccctgtccccgtgtccccacccctGTGCAGGAAGTGGCTGTGCCACAGGCCGATGTCCCCAGGTCCTCATCCCcatgtgtccctgtccccatgtccccgtgtccccaccctTGCGCAGGAAGGGGCTGTGCCATGTGCtaatgtccctgtccccatgctgtGTCCCCAACGTTGTCCCCATGTCCTCATCCtgtgtccccgtccctgtccccatccccatgtccccatccctgtccccatgtccccgtgtcccacccttgagcaggaaggggctgtgccatgtcgccatccctgtccccatgtcctcatccttgtccccatccccgtgtccccgtgtccccactcttgagcaggaaggggctgtgccatgtccccatccctgtccccatgtccccatccctgtccccatgtccccgtgtccccacccttgcgcaggaaggggctgtgccatgtccccatccctgtccccgtgtccccatgtccccaccctTGCACAGGAAGGGGCTGtgccatgtccccatccctgtccccgtgtcccacccTTGCGCAGGAAGGGGCCGCGCCGCAGGTCGAGGATGAAGAGGGGGGAGAGGCTGAAGTTGCTCATGCGGTTGCGGCTCATGGCGGCGAAGGAGGCGTTGGCCACCACCGCGTCCAGCGCCGCCGCGCTCAGCGCCCGCCCCAGGAAGGCGCAGAGACGCTGCACGCTGCCACGCAGGtcctggggggacacggggggacaccgaggggacactgaggggagggggacactggggacatggggggcagaGACGCTGCCACGCAGGtcctggggggacacggggggacaccgaggggacactgaggggagggggacactggggacacggggtgacactggggacacggggtgacactgaggggagggggacactggggacatggggtgacactggggacacagggtgacactggggacacggggtgacactggggacacggggggcagAGACGCTGCCAGGCAGGtcctggggggacacggggggacactgaggggacactgaggggagggggacactgaGGACATGGGGTGACACTGGGTACacagggtgacactggggacacggggtgacactggggacacggggtgacactggggacacggggggcagAGACGCTGCCAGGCAGGTCctggggggacaaggggggacaccgaggggacactgaggggagggggacactggggacatggggtgacactggggacacggggtgacactggggacacggggggcagAGACGCTGCCAGGCAGGtcctggggggacacggggggacaccgAGGGGACACTGAGGGAGGGGGACACTGAGGAcatggggtgacactggggacacggggtgacaccggggacacggggtgacactgaggggagggggacactggggacatggggtgacactggggacatggggtgacaccggggacacagagggacactgaggggagggggacactggggacatgggtgacagcggggacacggggtgacactggggacacggagggacactgaggggagggggacactggggacacggggtgacactggggacatggggggcagagacgctgccaggcaggtcctggggggacacggggggacaccaaggggacactgaggggagggggacactggggacacggggtgacactgAGAGGAgggggggacagcagggacatggggtgacactggggacatgggggcagAGACGCTGCCACGCAGGTCGTggcggggacatggggggggacacCATGGATgtgaggacatggggacactgggggacacgggggggacaccagggacacaCAGAgtgtggggggcagagacgctgCCACACGGGtcctgggggggacacggggggacactgaggggatggggggggggacactgggcacatgggggggacaccaggggcgtgggggacatgaggggacactggggacatgtgGGGGGCAGAAACACTCCCTGCTGCCACGTGGGTCCGGGTGGGGACGCAGGGGGATACTGGGGtacagggggacacggggggggacacggggggggacacggggggggacacggggggggacacggggggggacacgggggggccaGACCTGCTGCAGCTCCTCGTAGCTGATGCAGAAGAAGTTCTCGCGGCCGCGCAGCTGCAGCCACCCCCGGACGTGCTCGAACCAGGAGCCgaagggcactgggggggggacggggggggaccgGGGGCTGGGACCGACCCCCCATAGTCCCCCCTACGGCCCCCCaacactccccagcccccccaaccctccaTAGACCCCCCTcgtcccccacagcccccccctaGGAACCCCTACAGCCCCCTCAAacaccccaaagccccccccacacccccccgatCCCCCATAgctcccccacagccccccccaacaccccaaccccccccaaacccccttagtgcccccccacacccccccgatcccccacagcccccccacaTCAACCCCTTAACACCCACCCCCTCCCCCTTACAGCCCCACCGACACCCCCCAccatctcccctccccacagaacccccctccaccacccccaaacccctcccaaacccccttaatgcccccccacaccccccgatCCCCCATagcctccccacagcccccccaaacccccctagtgcccccccacacccccccgatcccccacagcccccccaaattcccccaagtgccccccccacacccccccaactcccccagtgcccccccacacccccccgatcccccacagccccccccacaTCAACCCCttaacaccccccctcccccttaCAGCCCCACCGACGCCCCCCAccatctcccctccccacagaacccccctccaccacccccaaacccctcccaaacccccccaaacccccttaatgccccccccacaccccccgatCCCCCATagcctccccacagcccccccaaacccccctagtgcccccccacagccccccgatcccccacagccccccaaacccccccacatCAACCCCTTAAcacccccccccgtccctccccctTACAGCCCCACCGACACCCCCCAccatctcccctccccacagaacccccctccaccacccccaacccccccaaacccccctcggaacccctacagccccccaactcccccagtgcccccccacacccccccgatCCCACATAGCCCCCCCCACATCAACCCcttaacacacacacccccctccctccccttacAGCCCCACCGACGCCCCCCAccatctcccctccccacagaacccccctccaccacccccaaaccccccccaaaccccccccaaaccccccccaaaacccccccaacccgtgtgtgtgtgtgtgtgtgtgtcccccccccagaccATCTCCCTCCAGGAACTTCTCCAGGAACTGCTCCAGGCTCCCGGGGTCCCGGTAGGGGCGGAAAATCCGGGCGAAGTGATAAAGGGAGACCAGCACGTCCTTGGGGTTCCGCACCGTGTAGATaacctggggggggacacaggggacaccccCGAGTCCCACCtatggggacaccccccccctcaccctAAAACTCCCTTCGAGCCCTCTCCCCGGCCCTGACCTTGGCCTTGGAGGTGAAGAACGCCCTGGGGAAGAGCTGGACCGGGAGGTGGGAGCTGATGAGGCGGGGCCGGGGGTTCCCCCGCGCCCGCGGCAGCCCCAGCACCGTCTCCAGCCAGGGGCCGCGGTCCCAGTTGGGCACGGACTGGCACCACTGGGGGTCCCCGTCGCTGCGGATCAGGCTCAGGATCTCCAGCATCCACACCGTgcctgcggggagcgggggggctgcggggggggcgcggggacagacggacacacggacacggacacacggacacggacacacacggacacggacacacacggacacggacacacacggacacggacacacggacacggacacacggacacacggacacggacacggacacacggacacggacacacggacacggacacacggacacggacacacggacacggacacacacacacggacacacggacacacggacacacacacacggacacacacacacggacacacacacggacacacacacggacacggacacacacacacggacacacacacggacacggacacacacacggacacggacacacacacggacacggacacacacacggacacggacacacggacacggacacacgcacacggacacacacacggacacggacacacacacggacacggacacacacacggacacggacacacacacacggacacacacacacggacacacacacggacacacacacggacacacacacggacacacacacggacacacacacggacacacacacggacacacacacggacacacacacggacacggacacggacacacacacggacacggacacacacggacacacacacacggacacggacggacacggacggacacacggacacagacacacggacacacggacacacggacacagacacacggacacagacacacggacacacgggcACAGACACACGGGCACAGACACACGGGCACAGACACGCACAGACACGCACACGCACAGACACGCACACGCACAGACACGCACACGCACAGACACGCACACGCACAgacacgcacacagacacacgcacgcacaGACACGCGCACGCACAGACACGCGCACGCACAGACACGCGCACGCACAGACACGCACGCACAgacgcacacacagacacgcgCACGCACAGACACGCGCACGCACAGACACGcgcacgcacagacacacacagatacacagacacacacacacagacacacccccccccccccccggaagaCTTGGGGTGTCCCTTGAGGGCCCAGAGCTcatttgggggggttggggagcCTCGGGGTTTTCCCTTCTGGGGTCCCTGATGGTGcttggggggggtctggggtccCCGATGTCCCGTGTGTCctttggggggtccctgaggtccttcggggggtgtggggggtccCCGAGTCCACTGGGGGGTCCCCAGAGGGTCCCTGAGGTCCTtcggggggtgtctggggtccCCGAGGTTACTGGGGGGGTCCCCGAGGTCCTTTGGGGGGTGTCTGGGGTCCCCGAGTCTACTGGGGGGTCCCTGATGGCCCtttggggggtccccagggggtcCCTTCAGTCCTCCAGGGGGGTTCTGGGGTCCCCGAGATCCCTTTGGGGGTCCCCAGAGTCCCTTGAGGGTCCCCAAGGTCCCTTCAGGGGGTTACCGGGGGGGTCCCTTGAGGGAAGTTCCCCAAGTCCTTCGGGGGGGGTCCCCGAAATCCTTGAGGGGTCCCTGGATGCACCGGGGGGTCcctttgggggggccctgggatcCCCAAATTCACTTCGGGGGGGTCCTTTGGGTCCCTTTGAGGTGCCCCTCATGTGTCCCCCTGGGGCACTCCCGGGGGTGTGGGCCCCCCCTCAATCTTGGGGCACTCTGGGGTCCCCCCCCTCCTTGCTTTGGggccatcacccccccccccccaactttggGGGACTCCTGGGTGTGTCCCCCCAAACTTTCGGTGCttcagggggtgtgtgtgtcccccccctcctcttAGGGGCACTCTGGGGTCCCCCCCCTCACTTTGGGGTGCTCTGGAATCCTCCCCCTTCGCTTTGGGGTGCTCTAGGGTGCCCCTC is a genomic window containing:
- the SULT2B1 gene encoding sulfotransferase 2B1 gives rise to the protein MSKGYFQHGGVTFPGLLYTPRGLEAAREFPVEDDDVFNVTYQKSGTVWMLEILSLIRSDGDPQWCQSVPNWDRGPWLETVLGLPRARGNPRPRLISSHLPVQLFPRAFFTSKAKVIYTVRNPKDVLVSLYHFARIFRPYRDPGSLEQFLEKFLEGDVPFGSWFEHVRGWLQLRGRENFFCISYEELQQDLRGSVQRLCAFLGRALSAAALDAVVANASFAAMSRNRMSNFSLSPLFILDLRRGPFLRKGISGDWKNHLTPEQSDRFDRVYRERVAGLGVTFPGTPPPRPPPPSTPPPGPPSPPADPGAVPGGGPTLKGGV